The region TTCTTCTAGAGCCCCCCCATGCCTGGGGAACCCCACGCTGGGACTGTGAGTGCGGGTCCCCCcttcccggcccccccccccaataaatcaGCTCGAGGATGGGAATTGTGGCTCCGGCCTTGTTTGATGTTCTGGGGGAGCGTGGTCCTGGGGGGGAGCGTGGCCCCAGGGTTGGGAAGAGACCGGTGCTGCCCCCAAAATCCAGTAACAAAAGCCTTTTTATTGGTAAAAAAGCGCTTCGCAAATCACTGTAAcaaggggcgggggggcccggggcaggTGAAGGACTCGTCCCCATATCCTGTGACGGTGACAGCAGCCGCATCCCCGCGCCTCCCCCGCCccgtggggggctgcagggcctccccccgtcccccctcaGACGAAGGTGATGCGGGTGCGGGCGGGGTTGACCTGCAGCACGTTGAGCTCCTCGTACTCCTGGAGCGCGGCCTGGACCTGGGCCGGGGTGAAGCCCTTGGCCAGGCAGCGCTGCAGGGCCTCGGCGTagggcacggcccggccccggccccccgccagcTCCCGCACCGCTGCGAAGATGGCGTCGGCGGGACGCTGCACCctgcgggggggacacgggggtcagGGGGAGCCTGGCAGTGCCACCTCCTCCCCGTCCACCCTGGGGACGGGgtcagagggagaagggaggggagaccATGGCCCTAGCAGTGCCACCTCCTCCcttgggacatggggacaggacagggacagggtcGCTGCTCCCCCAACGCTGCCCCCCCCTTCCTGgcatgtccccctgtgtcccctgctcacCGGCTTtgctgtcccttgtcccccagcaGCGAGTCCTTCGACATCTCCATGAGCCTCATGGCCTCATTCACATCCTCTTTCTCCACCACGTCCACCAGCCGCAACCGGGCCTTTGGGAATGAGGGGGTTGGCAGCaactgggaccccccagcacagccctggcaccctCTGACATCACCTGGGGGCCCCCAACGCTCCTCCcggccccagggtgccccccaagacccctggAAGCCCCCCAGTGCGCTCGCCCCTGTCCTGGCGTGAGCCCCCAGGACACGAGGACACCGGGGGGGGCCTAGAGGCAGCCCCAAGGTGGCCATGCCCCAGGAAGGGACagaggacacgggggggacaggaggggacaccGGCCCCACGCTGGCTGCACCCCCGAGGCTCTGGACGTGCTGCCTCGGCAGTAGACGCCACACATGCACAACCTGGACAAGCACCACTTTGGGGCCCCTGGGGCTTgcggaggccgaggggagacagGGACACGGCGGAAGGGGACGAGGACACGCTCCCAGCCCCCGTCGACCCTTCTGGGTCTGGCCTGGCTCCGTCCGGCCCTGCTTTAGCTCGTCTTGTCCTGGTCCCATTTTCTCCTGCCTGGCCCATCCCAGTCGGGCCCCTCcggctcctgcccagctctgtggGTCCTGCTCCGCCACACGCAGccctccctgcccgtccctgcctgcgCCGGGGCTCACCAGGGCAGTGGCCAGGCGGAGGATGCCCAGCAAGGTGCGCGCCGAGGTGTAGGTTGTGTCCTTGCTGGCCCAGGCCTCCTTCCGCATCTCCACGTAGGCGGCTGTGATGTAGTCGGCCAAAGCCTCCGGCACCACCGGCTGCTTCCGCTTGCACATGGCGATGTAGCGCCTGGGGGACGGGCAGGgtgaggggacagcggggacagggCCAGCGCCAGCGGACCTTCGCGGCCTCTCTCACCTCATGAGCTTCATGTcaagctgctggaaggagcagggGGGCTGGCGGCTGTGCTGGTGCACGTAGGTGATGTGCTGGGcgaggctgtggggcagagaggggctggcaatggggccagggctgccccacgaCTACCAGCCCAGCCCTGTGGCTCTCGTGTGGGTCCCAcgctccctccagcccagcccctcacGTGCCCCATGGactccccccccacctcccagtGCCCAACACTCACCCCacagctcccggccccccccgccagccccacggtACCCCTCAGCTGCTCCCCCCGCTCACCGCAGGTCATTGTCACGGTCGGGGCGGTCCTGGATGAGCCAGAGCAGGTCGAAGCGGGagaggagggcagcaggcagctggatGTTGTGCTCCAGGCTGCGCTTGGGGTTGTAGCGGCCGTAGGCGGGGTTGGCGGCAGCCAGGATGGCGCAGCGGGCGTTGAGGGTGGCCAGCACGCCCGCCTTGGCGATGGAGATGCTCTGCTGCTCCATCACCTCGTGGATGGCTGTGCGGTCGGCCTCCAACATCTTGTCAAACTCGTCGATGCAGCAGACGCCCCGGTCAGCCAGCACCAGCGCGCCCCCCTCCAGCGCCAGCTCCCCCGTCAGCGGGTCCCGCAGCACAGCCGCCGTCAGCCCCACGCCCGAGGAGCCCCGGCCTGTTGTGTATTGGCCTGGAGGCAGAGGGGAGTggcggggtgaggggggggcgcaggcaccctccacccccaggAGCCCAGTACTCACTGCGGGGGGCCAGGCGGTCGATGTAGGACAGGAGCTGCGACTTTGCTACGCCGGGGTCACCCATGAGGCAGATGTTGATGTTTCCTGgggggagaaggtggggggggcGAGTCCGCGGGGGGACATATCTGCTCCCTCGGCGCCACTTTGCCATGCTCCCGTCCCAAATCTCTCAGCTGTGGCTGCCGATTCCCTCCGTGGTCCCACAAGGCCAACCCCATCCCCCAACCTGCCTGTGTCAAGTGGAATGCCCTGACCCCAAACCTCCCGGACCCTTGGCTGATCCCAGACCCCCAAACCTTCCCACAGGAGGGGGGGACACCCCTGGCAAAGGTCCCCACACCAGCGCAGAGTGTGACCTCACCCCGGATCTTCATGCCGTGGGGGTTGCGATCCACGCcgcccaccagcagcagcagcagcgccttCTTCACGTCCTCGTGGCCGTAGATCTCAGGGGCAATGGAGGAGGCCAGCTTGTCATAGAAATCCTCCTCTGCGAAGGCAGCGAAGGAAGCCGTGGGGCAGCCGCCTGACCtgccatggggcagccctgggggccccacccccagccaggccTGTCCCAGGTGCTCAACGGCCTCACCTGTGATCTGCCGGAGCTCCTCCTCGCTCAGCTCCCCGGTCCCCGACTCGTCCTCCTCGCTCTTGTTCATTTTCACGATGCAGTGGGCCTCCAGGTAGGTCTCAGAGAGCAAGCCCTACAGGAGAGGAGGGTGGCAGTGGGTTGGGGGTAGCCGTGGACCCCCACCGCAGCCCCCCACTTGCTGCCTCGGCGCTTGCCTGGGCCATCTGGCGGAAGCCGGTCttcagcagaggcaggaagaCGCCAGTGACGCTGACGTGGTCCCCGGGCTGGGCCAGGCGCGTGTTCTCCCCGTGCACGGCCACGTTGATGGAGcggggaaggtgccccactggcaCCTGGTCGGTCTGCGGAGAcagatggggctgggggtccgcAGCACCTGGGGGCACCGCCAGACTCTGCCCCCATCCCTGAGCCACCCCTgcaccagtacagactggggTAGACTGGGTAACACCGAGCCACTCAGACGCGTCAGCTCCTTGTCTCCGGCAGTGACAATGCTGACCCAGGGGTGGGGAAACCTCGGGGGGGAGACTGGGGCCGATTTGGGGGCCCCAAAGGAGGGGGACACCCCCGCTCTCCCTGGAGGACAAGGTCCCAGGGGCCCCTGCCCCCCACTCACGTGCTCCTGCATCTTCAGCTCCTGGAACTTGATGAACTTGGAGCCGCGGCTCTGCAGGTAGAGCCGCCCCCCTGAGCGGTTCGTCTGGCACTCGCGGCTCGGGCACATCAGCAGCGGCATGAAGGTGGGCGACTGGATCTGGGGAGAGCCGAGGGGGTGGGCTCGGGCTGACCAGGGCCCCTGCGCCCACCCCGGGGCCCTTCCACTGTGCTTACAGGCTGGTAGGTCTCGGCCCCACACTGGTCACAGCTGTAGGTGGCCACCACCATCATGGGCTTGACCTCGGTGACGCGGGTGATGATGCCACGGACAGTCACCAGTTTCCCGATGCAGTCGGCCTTGACATCGCGGACCACGCGGGCTTTGGCGGTGGAGGGGGCCTTGAAGTACAGCtcgctggggatgggggggacagaaAGGGCTGGGGTTAGTGGGGAGGCCgctgaggcagggacaggaaTGGGGAACAAAGGAGCAAGAGAGGGTCGGATGGGGGGGGTTGGATTTGGGGGCAGCACGTGGGGATGGAACCGGgtcccaggggaggtggggaatTGGTGATGTGGGTTAGAGAGGAGacggggctccccggggacactgggcagcagggccagggtcagagggggaggcaggggggacaCGGCTCCCCCTCGCACTCACAAGCGCCGCAGCAGCTCGGGGGGGTACTGGTTCTGGGGGCTGCGGGTGTCCCCCGCGTCCTGGCCccgctgctccagcagcagccggTGCTCGATGTACACGTCCAGCACGTCCTTgcgggacacctggggacacagggacacgggagAAGGGGGGGACGTCGGAAGGAGCCGCTGGggcaccccgctgccccccgcccgcccggggagccCCCACCTCGCGCTCCTTGTACAGCGGCAGCAGCTCGTGGACGGCGTCAGCGAAGAGGCGGCCATAGCGCTTGGCGTTGTCGCAGACGGCCTCGGCCAGCTCGGGGTCGTCCTCCGCCACATCGTCCAGCGCCACGTACAGCGCCACGCGCTCCCGGTGCGCCAGCGCCGTctgggggggggcgagggggctgtggggaccccaAGCCGGCCGCAGGGACACCCTGCGCCAGGGGAACCCCAGCGGGGACAGgacggggggggaccccagccggGACAGGGTGGCAGGGGGGACCCCCGGCTGCCATGGCgagggggctgcagctgggggggggcagctggCACAGGGGTCCCGGGCTAGGCCGGAGGGGGGATGGGGATAGGGACGGAGGGGGCCCAGCCGgcacggggggggacagggacccccagccgcctggggggggggggggtgcatgTCTCACGGCGACACCCAGCACGGCGGATCCCCACCGGGCCCGGGTCCCCGCTCTCACCAGCTGCTCCCGGTACGGGAACTCCTTGCCGCCATCAGCACCATCGCGGTAGAAGTTCTGCAGGAACCGCTTCGCCTTTTctggggaaggagcgggggaTGGTCTCGGTctcggcgccccggccccggtcccggccccggccccccagcccgcCCGCACCTTTCTCGGCGGCGTAGTCGCGCGGCGCCATGGCGGGGTCGGTCCCCGGTCAGTTCCGGTTCCGGTACCGGTGCCCGCGAGGGTCAATCCCGGACCCGCCGCCGCTCCGGTTCCCGCCGCCGCAACGAAAAGTGGCGCGAAAACCGGCGCCACGTGACCACCGTCGCCCAGTCCGGCGCAGGCCACGCCTTCGCGCCGCGGGCCAATGGCGGCGCGCGGCAGCCGGGCCCGGCCCACGCCCTTTTCGGCCGTGTCATGTGACCGCCACCCGCCAGGCGGGACGCAGGTTCGGGGGGACCCGGAGGGGCCCTGGACACGCCCCTTCTTAaaggggccgcggccgcgggggcgcTGGGATGGGGGCCTGGAGGGGGACAAGGAGCCGGGGGGTGCTGAGCTCTGTGGGTGGGGGGACCTTGGGgtgcggggcctgggggggggcacagggtgctgtggggctcagggcgctgggggggctggggcgggggggctcgggcAGGCGGCTTTGGGGTGCGCAGAGCTCgtggggggtgcagggctggggggcccACGCCGACTCCTGCCCGTCCCCCCAGCCCGGCGATGCTGTCCCAGATCTTCATCCTCTCCTCCAAGGGCGACCGGCTCATCCACAAGGACTGTATCCTCCATGCCTTGCACCCCGGGGGGTCCCCCCGATtggggggctccccagggccccccccatGCCCACCCCTCATTCTCCTTAACCCCCCCCAGTCCGCGGGGAGACCTGCGGCACCAGCACGGACCTCGCTGACACCTTCTACCGCAGGATCACCTCGCTGCCAGGGGACCAGGCCCCTGTCTTCATGGTAAGGGGGGCCGAGGGTACACGGGGGGCTCCATGGGGGTCTCACAGGGGTCacggctccgctcccccccccccaggcacacGAGGGCTGGCACTTTGTCCACGTGCGGCACGCGGGGCTCTACTTTGTGGCCACCACGACGCCGGACGCGTCGCCCTTCACCCTGGTGGAGTTCCTCAACAGGTACTGGGGGGCCGAGGGGGGCCGAGGGGGGCCGAGGGGGACAGTGGGGGGTGACGGGGACCCCCTGATGGCTGCGGGTCCTGCCGCAGGCTGGTGACGCTGCTGCGGGACTTCTGCGGGCCCCTCAGCGAGAAGAACGTCAGCCTCAACTTCGCCCTCATCTACGAGCTGCTGGATGAGATGCTGGTGGGGACATTGccagggggagctggggacacgCAGGGCGGGTGCTGGGGACAcgcctggggctgctggggacaccCCATGGGGGGGGTGAGGACACCTTGGCACGGTGAGAACTTGCTGGAGGGAACAGGGGACAACgcgggggcactggggacaccttatggggctggggacaccccttGGGATGGTGGGGACCCCattggggctggggacagctcagggggtgatggggacacccAGTTGGGGCAACACCCAGCTGGGACACCccagagggaaggggacaggatagttcgggggggggggcagaggacaCCCCAGGGGCCACATGGGGACAGCTTGGGGGTGGGGGCTGAcaacccccccggcccccccaggacTACGGCTACATCCAGACCACGGCGCCTGAGGTGCTGCGCAACTTCATGCACACAGAGCCCGTGGCCACCAAACCCTTCAGCCTCCTCGACTTGGGCTCCATCGGGCTGGTGAGGACCCAGGGACACCCCAtcgcccccccgcagcccccccagcccagctggggtgCCCAAACCCGGTTTCCCCGCCGTGTCGTTGCAGTTCGGCGCCGAGACGCAGCAGAGCAGGGTGGCCCCCAGCTCGGCTGCCAGCCGCCCCGTGCTGCCGCCCCGTGGGGAGCAGGTAGGAACCCCCActgcccccgtgtcccctcgttgtcccctccccagccttggCCTCCCCCTCTCTGGCCGCAGGGCACCAGGAACGAGGTCTTCGTGGACGTGGTGGAGAGGCTGACAGTGGTCATCGCTGCCAATGTgagtggggacagggaccccctgccccgcgcccccccccgcccctcagcGTGTTCCCACAGCAtcaccccatgtcccctgggtgcTTTGGCTCTGCCCAccgcccccaggcccccccccaccccatgggaCCCCCGTGCTCCCCTGAAGTCTCAATtcaccccccgctgccccccagcccgtcccAGCTCAGCCcacatcccctctccccaggggaCACCCATGAAGGTGGACGTCCAGGGGGAAATCCGCCTCAAGTGCTACCTGCCCAGCTGCGTGGGTAAGGGGGGGCCGGGGTTGGGGTACCGGGGGGTTGGGGACAGCCAGGGCCGTTCCTCGGGTGACCCCCCCCATCTCTGTCCCCGCAGAGATGCGCATCGGGCTGACAGAGGAGTTCTGCGTGGGCAAGTCGGAGCTGCGGGGTGAgccccccccagcatcctcctaacagccctggctgccccccggcacccccccaccccctgctctgccccccacCACCCCGTAGCGCCCTTCTCTGCCCCCCCAGGCTATGGCACAGCCGTCCGGGTGGACGAATGCGCCTTCCACAGCTCAGTCAAGCTGGACGAGTTCGAGAGCGGGAGGATCCTGAAGGTCACCCCGAGCCAGGGGGAGGTGAGGGACatcgggggacacggggacaccgggggacgtgggggggctgccgcagccccccctGAGCCGCATCTCCCGTAGCTCACGCTCATGCAGTACCAGCTGGCAGACGACATCCCCTCGCCTCTGCCCTTCCGCCTCTTCCCCACCGTGGACCAGGACCCCACggggaggtgagggggggggtgtcaccccctGACCAtccctggggggggaccccaattCCGACCAACCCCTGCTTCCTTGCAGACTCCGGCTGTACCTGAAGCTCCGCTGTGACCTGCCCCCCAAGAGGTAGGTGcccggggggtccgggggggctgcggcagagcccagcctctgatccccccaccccaaattccAGCCAAGCTCTCAACGTCCGCCTGCAGCTGCCCGTGCCCAAGGGGGTGAGCAGGTGGGTGCCTtttgggggtctgggggctgtCCCCCGCCTTgtcaccccctcacccccccccatgCTCCCCCAGCCTGGCGCAGGAGCTGAGCAGCCCTGAGCAGACGgcggagctgcagcccagcaccaaGTCCATCCGCTGGGACATCCCCCGCTGCCAGGGCGGGTCACAGCTCTCCGCACTCTTCAAGGTGAGGGCTGGGGGCCCGAGGGGTGCggggggccaggcagggagctCCCCCGGGGCTCGGGGATGGGCCGGGACCTGTCCCCCCCCTCCTTGGGGAGCCTTTGGGCTCCTGTCCCTCTTGTGGGGACGACCGTGGGGCCTGGGGACCGGCAGGGACCCGCGGCCTCCCCTTTGCGGGGAGCAGCCGTAGGGCCCAGGGCCGGGCGGGGACCCGGCGTCCCGTGCCGTCCCCAGCGTCACCGCGCCCTCCCCGCAGCTAGAGGTGCCGGGGCTGAGCCGCGCGTCGCTGCTGGAGCTGGGTCCGGCCAACTTGGCCTTCGAGCTGCCCGCGCACACCTGCTCGGGGCTGCACATCCGCTTCGtgcggctgccggggccggccgggcccccccagcGCTGGGTGCGCTACCTCACCCACAGCGACTCCTACGTGCTGCGCTTCTGAGCGGGGACCCCCCTGCCGCGACCTGCACCCTGCGGCCCCCTGACGCCGGGAACCCATGCCCCGACACCGGGGACCTGCGCCCCGACACCGGCTGTCAACCGAATATTTATTAACCGTTGCCAAACAGGGCCCAGGGAGCCGGGCTCCCTCAGATTTGGGCTCGTAACAACAATAAACAGGCACAAAACTGCCCTGCGCCACCGGGGCTCCCTCGCTCAGACGTCCTGTGGGGAGAGGGGTCCTGTGAGACCCCCCCAGCGTGGGGGGGAGGGCTCTCCTCTGGGGTCCCTCTTCCCCCAGGGCCCCCGTGCGTTACCCCCAGCTCACCTCGATGCCCAGGTTGGTGGAGTCGAAGATGGCCTGGAGCCGGTCCTGGGGGGGCAgttggggctgggaggggtgggggcaccccagggtgctgccgGCCCCACCCctctgcaggggcagggggctgggggaccctCGGGGGGGTGGCCTCACCCTGTCCTGCGCTGGGGTGTCCTCCTCACTGCTCTCCTCTTCAATAgtcgccgcctcctcctcctcctcttccaccatCAGGCTGAGCCTGGGGGAAAAGGGAGGTGGAGGGTGgaggaccccccaccccccaccccacacagaCCCAGCACCCACCCTGTCCCTCTCTGGtgcccaccccgtgccccccGGAAGCCCCAGTCCCCTCCGtgcccaccccgtgccccccGGCCCTCGCTCACCGCTTCATCCTGCTGCGCTGGCTGGACAgggagctgctgcgggaggagaggatggggaatCAGGGGGGGCCCTGGGCGGGGGCACCTGGTTTGCGGGGGCtcgcccccagcccagccactCACCTCCGCAGGAGGCTGGGGTCAGAGCCGGGGTCCCACGCtggcggccggggcagggggggccgggggccgccccgcaGCGCGGTGGAGGtcagggccgggctggggaggcgGCTGCTCGGCCATGGGCTGGAGTCGGCGCGCTCCGAGGGGGCTGCGGGACGGGGCTGAGCACGGGgacccctgccccatccccacacCCTATCCCTGTCCCTGAATTgtgtccccaaccccacaccctgtccccatccttgagccctgtccccgtccccacaccCTGTCCTGTCCCCTCCCGAGGACAGTCCGGCTCTGGCAGAGGTGACGGCACCGACACGACCCCCCCTTTGCCACCTCTCAGCTCCCCGCCCCGCAGTGACCCTCGCTCGGTACCGGGGAGCCTCAAACTGGTCCCAGCCCCCGGCCAGGGTTCCCCCAGCGAGGGACAGAGCGGGACAAGACCCCCCGAGTCCCGCACAGCTcagcctgggtgctgggggtggcgCAGCCCCCGGAACACAGGGtcccccggggctcagcccccgccTCACCATCCATACGGGGTCTCTTGGCAGCGGAGCCgggtggggggcgcgggcggggggctgTGCCGCGGCTGCTCACCGAGCCCCCCTCCTCCTGTGGCTGCAGGGAGTTGCGGTAGGTGACAAGGGACAGCCACGGAGCATCCCGTGGTGCCAGCCACCGCCGCTCCTGGCACATCTTCTCCAGGTAGGCCAGGctgtggggacaaggggggacacAGCGGGTGACACAGCACCAGGGACCTGTGGGGTGCTGAGGCATGCCACACGGCCCCCAGAGACCCCACATGGCCTCGGGGGACCCTGTGTTGCCCCCGGGGACCCCATGTGGGCCTCGAGGACCCCACTGGGGACCACACATGGCCCCTGGGGACCCAAATGGG is a window of Mycteria americana isolate JAX WOST 10 ecotype Jacksonville Zoo and Gardens unplaced genomic scaffold, USCA_MyAme_1.0 Scaffold_129, whole genome shotgun sequence DNA encoding:
- the MCM7 gene encoding DNA replication licensing factor MCM7, with translation MAPRDYAAEKEKAKRFLQNFYRDGADGGKEFPYREQLTALAHRERVALYVALDDVAEDDPELAEAVCDNAKRYGRLFADAVHELLPLYKEREVSRKDVLDVYIEHRLLLEQRGQDAGDTRSPQNQYPPELLRRFELYFKAPSTAKARVVRDVKADCIGKLVTVRGIITRVTEVKPMMVVATYSCDQCGAETYQPIQSPTFMPLLMCPSRECQTNRSGGRLYLQSRGSKFIKFQELKMQEHTDQVPVGHLPRSINVAVHGENTRLAQPGDHVSVTGVFLPLLKTGFRQMAQGLLSETYLEAHCIVKMNKSEEDESGTGELSEEELRQITEEDFYDKLASSIAPEIYGHEDVKKALLLLLVGGVDRNPHGMKIRGNINICLMGDPGVAKSQLLSYIDRLAPRSQYTTGRGSSGVGLTAAVLRDPLTGELALEGGALVLADRGVCCIDEFDKMLEADRTAIHEVMEQQSISIAKAGVLATLNARCAILAAANPAYGRYNPKRSLEHNIQLPAALLSRFDLLWLIQDRPDRDNDLRLAQHITYVHQHSRQPPCSFQQLDMKLMRRYIAMCKRKQPVVPEALADYITAAYVEMRKEAWASKDTTYTSARTLLGILRLATALARLRLVDVVEKEDVNEAMRLMEMSKDSLLGDKGQQSRVQRPADAIFAAVRELAGGRGRAVPYAEALQRCLAKGFTPAQVQAALQEYEELNVLQVNPARTRITFV
- the AP4M1 gene encoding AP-4 complex subunit mu-1 isoform X2; the encoded protein is MAGSVPGQFRFRYRCPRGSIPDPPPLRFPPPQRKVARKPAPRDHRRPVRRRPRLRAAGQWRRAAAGPGPRPFRPCHVTATRQAGRSPAMLSQIFILSSKGDRLIHKDFRGETCGTSTDLADTFYRRITSLPGDQAPVFMAHEGWHFVHVRHAGLYFVATTTPDASPFTLVEFLNRLVTLLRDFCGPLSEKNVSLNFALIYELLDEMLDYGYIQTTAPEVLRNFMHTEPVATKPFSLLDLGSIGLFGAETQQSRVAPSSAASRPVLPPRGEQGTRNEVFVDVVERLTVVIAANGTPMKVDVQGEIRLKCYLPSCVEMRIGLTEEFCVGKSELRAPFSAPPGYGTAVRVDECAFHSSVKLDEFESGRILKVTPSQGEYQLADDIPSPLPFRLFPTVDQDPTGRLRLYLKLRCDLPPKSQALNVRLQLPVPKGVSSLAQELSSPEQTAELQPSTKSIRWDIPRCQGGSQLSALFKLEVPGLSRASLLELGPANLAFELPAHTCSGLHIRFVRLPGPAGPPQRWVRYLTHSDSYVLRF
- the AP4M1 gene encoding AP-4 complex subunit mu-1 isoform X4 → MAGSVPGQFRFRYRCPRGSIPDPPPLRFPPPQRKVARKPAPRDHRRPVRRRPRLRAAGQWRRAAAGPGPRPFRPCHVTATRQAGRSPAMLSQIFILSSKGDRLIHKDFRGETCGTSTDLADTFYRRITSLPGDQAPVFMAHEGWHFVHVRHAGLYFVATTTPDASPFTLVEFLNRLVTLLRDFCGPLSEKNVSLNFALIYELLDEMLDYGYIQTTAPEVLRNFMHTEPVATKPFSLLDLGSIGLFGAETQQSRVAPSSAASRPVLPPRGEQGTRNEVFVDVVERLTVVIAANGTPMKVDVQGEIRLKCYLPSCVEMRIGLTEEFCVGKSELRGYGTAVRVDECAFHSSVKLDEFESGRILKVTPSQGEYQLADDIPSPLPFRLFPTVDQDPTGRLRLYLKLRCDLPPKSQALNVRLQLPVPKGVSSLAQELSSPEQTAELQPSTKSIRWDIPRCQGGSQLSALFKLEVPGLSRASLLELGPANLAFELPAHTCSGLHIRFVRLPGPAGPPQRWVRYLTHSDSYVLRF
- the AP4M1 gene encoding AP-4 complex subunit mu-1 isoform X1, with translation MAGSVPGQFRFRYRCPRGSIPDPPPLRFPPPQRKVARKPAPRDHRRPVRRRPRLRAAGQWRRAAAGPGPRPFRPCHVTATRQAGRSPAMLSQIFILSSKGDRLIHKDFRGETCGTSTDLADTFYRRITSLPGDQAPVFMAHEGWHFVHVRHAGLYFVATTTPDASPFTLVEFLNRLVTLLRDFCGPLSEKNVSLNFALIYELLDEMLDYGYIQTTAPEVLRNFMHTEPVATKPFSLLDLGSIGLFGAETQQSRVAPSSAASRPVLPPRGEQGTRNEVFVDVVERLTVVIAANGTPMKVDVQGEIRLKCYLPSCVEMRIGLTEEFCVGKSELRAPFSAPPGYGTAVRVDECAFHSSVKLDEFESGRILKVTPSQGELTLMQYQLADDIPSPLPFRLFPTVDQDPTGRLRLYLKLRCDLPPKSQALNVRLQLPVPKGVSSLAQELSSPEQTAELQPSTKSIRWDIPRCQGGSQLSALFKLEVPGLSRASLLELGPANLAFELPAHTCSGLHIRFVRLPGPAGPPQRWVRYLTHSDSYVLRF
- the AP4M1 gene encoding AP-4 complex subunit mu-1 isoform X3, which codes for MLSQIFILSSKGDRLIHKDFRGETCGTSTDLADTFYRRITSLPGDQAPVFMAHEGWHFVHVRHAGLYFVATTTPDASPFTLVEFLNRLVTLLRDFCGPLSEKNVSLNFALIYELLDEMLDYGYIQTTAPEVLRNFMHTEPVATKPFSLLDLGSIGLFGAETQQSRVAPSSAASRPVLPPRGEQGTRNEVFVDVVERLTVVIAANGTPMKVDVQGEIRLKCYLPSCVEMRIGLTEEFCVGKSELRGYGTAVRVDECAFHSSVKLDEFESGRILKVTPSQGELTLMQYQLADDIPSPLPFRLFPTVDQDPTGRLRLYLKLRCDLPPKSQALNVRLQLPVPKGVSSLAQELSSPEQTAELQPSTKSIRWDIPRCQGGSQLSALFKLEVPGLSRASLLELGPANLAFELPAHTCSGLHIRFVRLPGPAGPPQRWVRYLTHSDSYVLRF